Within Rhododendron vialii isolate Sample 1 chromosome 12a, ASM3025357v1, the genomic segment TTTTATTTCGACGATCTGATTTGCTCATTGGGTTGGGCTTGGATTTCTAGCCTTCCATACAAAAATCTACCagacttaggctccgtttcggaaattttcttaaaaaataagtacttattttgtcacttctcattcaaaaataaaaatggttatttcacaaaattcaaataaaaagttcttttcacattttcaaattcaaaaatattgtaaatgaaaaaaaaattaatttttttgcaccgtattaaagatctcaatgagatctatcaaacaagatccatagtggtagaaaaattatttgcgtaaacacatgatttttgagcttgaagttgccttatacaaaaataagactgttgcaccggacggccgatccgagccgtccaaaaattctaaaaaaaaaaaacaaggcagCCTCAGcagaaatcaacggcatccaatgtgtgtagggtgcttgatccaagcacccattttccgtgtatatatgatcaagcaccctacacggaaaaggggtgctcggatcaagtaccctacacacctcggatgtcgttgattcccgcgtaggccacctcggttttttttttttagaatttttggacagctcggatcggctgtccagtggccggagacggcccggcgcggccatcggtacgatttccctccccggcgcccattggtacctatgtaaattctgaaaaaataagtaccaccttcttatttttttggaacaacccttattattggacaaaaaataagtttttatttgttttctagaACGAGCTTGATACCGGTAAAAGTGGTTGATCGAAACATTTAATTCTTGGTTTGAATTCTTAACCAATAAGTGTTATTTGACCGGTAGAGTCACTttttaataagaaaattgagctaattttttttcttgcaagatTGATTATGTAACTGCTCTCGCAAATTAAGATTGATATCTTAATGAAACATTTGgaaaagcaaaacaagaatGATTATGCATACACAAGAATCCAACAAAACGAAATACATGAAGTAAATTTTATCGAAAGCCATTTATGTCACAAACCAGAATAATCAGGAAACAAACAGCCCGCCTTCAAGCGATTCATCTGGACATTTCACGCTTCCGAATCAACACGAAACATCAAAACCCCAGCTTTCAAGCTTTTGCCCAGTGATCCGGTCCATTCGCTGCACCATCTCCTCTGCCAGATGATTCTTCCAATCTCCGACCCTCCCCTCTCCTAAAATACGTGTTGTTTTCAATTCCCACTGGCGTGTCCACCCAATGGCTCCCCTTCTTGTTCACCTTGAAATTGCTCAAATTCTCAAAACTACACAAGTCCATtactctctctccaccacccCTTCTATCTCCTCTGCCGTGGAGAAAGGGTGGCCGATGAACTCGGCCAGTCGCTTGACATAAACTGAGGTCTCTCTCTTCATATCTTCATATTTCAGGAACAAAACCTTTTTCGGGTTGTTCCAAGCTTGCTTTCCAGTACCCTAAAACATGATCCCAATAGGGTCCATAGAAAGAGACCCCTTGACAAAACAGCTCAAATATTACTTCCATAGGTAGGAATCCAATTTCAGGTCTTACCTTGCATATGAAATGCCAAAAGGAGACAAATACATCCTTTGGGTCCTGCATATATACACAACTCTACAACCCGAGTCTATTATAGACTTGGGCAATGAAGAGTATGGTATGTGTGTGTGGAGAGAAGGGGAAATTCCGGGTTTCGATTGGATGTGTTATTTACAATGTCTACCTCTAACATTGGAACACAATCATGAGGCACTTTGACAAGCAAAGGGTTTGCTGAGAAATCAAACTCGGTTCGGTTGACAATGGCAAAAGCCAGGGCTTTGAGCCATGTGGTACCGGATTTTGGAGCACTGCAGAGGATGATATCAGTAGATTGtggttcaaattgttcttgagctAATTTGACACCTTTTAAGTAGAAACTGTGATGCCAAAAGCCTTCATATTGGAAAAGCCCAAAATCTTCAGGGCAGATTCAACCATTACCTCTGGGGATAATTGGGACGGTCCCTTTGCATGTTGGAGGATGGGCTTCCTCAAGGTCAACTTTCCCATTACAAGTTGTTTCAGAGATATCACAACTCTCAGTGTTGGAGGAGGATTCCATGTGTTGAAGGATTttgtcccctctctctctctctctctctctgtgtgcaCGCGCGCGCACAGTAGCAGCTTGTGATAGCCCTACGTTGGTTGCCCACTTGGAGGGCGAGTGTAACATTCTATGGACCCTGTCTCAAACGGAACAGACTTTAGGTTTTTGCCACATCGTTGACATTCAATGAGATATTGAGAAAGACCTGAGGTCTAGGGAGTGCTATTAATTCCATtggaaaattgagaaagtattTAACGTGCAAATTTATTCATCAAAACAATGgaaaagcaaaacaagaatGATCGCATGAATACAATAAAATGAAATGCAAGAGCAGAATATGAACCAAAGCCATTTATTTGTCGAACCAGTGATCTGTAACTAAGCAAACCACCTTCAAGCGATTCATCTGGACATTTCACGGTTTCGAATCACCACCAAACATCAAACCACAGCTACCAAGCTTTTGCTCTGTGATCCGGTCCATACGCTGCACCATCTCAGCTGTCAGATGATTCTTCCAATCTCCGACCTTCCCTCTCCTAAAATACGTGTTGTTTTCAATTGCCACCAGAGTGTCCACGCGATGCCTCCCACTCTTGTTCACCTCCaaattgctcaaattttcaaaactacaCAAGTCCATCACTCTCTCCACCACTCCTTCTGTCTCCTCCGCCATGGAGAAAGGGTGGCCGATGAATTCTGCCAATCGCTTCACAAGAACCGAGGTCTCTCTCTTCATATCTTCATATTTCAGGAACAAAACCCGCTCGGGTTGTTCCAAGCTTGCTTTCCAGTACCCTAAAACATGGTCCCAATAGGGTCCATAGTAAGAGACCCCTTGACAAAACAGCTCAAATATTACTTCCATAGGTAGAAATCCAATTTCAGGTCTCGCCTTGCATATGAAATGCCAAAAGGAGACAAATACATCCTTTGGATCCCTGCAGATATACACAACTCTACAACCCGAATCTATAATAGAATTAGGCAATGAAGAATATGGCATGTGTGTGGAGAGAAGGGGAAATTCCAGGTTCCGATCGGACATGTTTTTTACAATGTCTACCTCCAACATTGGAACACAATCATGAGGCACTTTGACAAGCAAAGGGTTTGTGGAGAAGTCGAACTCAGTTCGGGTGACAATGGAAAAAGCTAGGGCTTTGAGCCACGTGGTACCGGATTTTGGAGCGCTGCAGAGGAAAATATCAGTAGATTGTGGTTTGAATTGCTCTTGAGCTAATTTGACACCTTCTAAGTAGAAACTATGATACCAAAAGCCTTCATATTGGAAAAGCCCAAAATCTTCGGGGCACAGTAAACCATTACCTCTGCTTATAATTGACACAGTCCCTTCCGATTTTGGAGGATACGCTTCCTCAAGGTCAACTTTCCCATTACAAGTTGTTTCAGAGGTATCACAACTCTCATTGTTGGAGGAAGATTCCATGCGTTgaaggactctctctctctcttgaaggactctctctctctctctcaattacaAGGATCCAGCATATTCTGTGGTGTTTGTGGTGTATCCAACAGCTTGTGTTATCTACTTATCAGAGTTCAAATTAGTTGGTACAAGCAAGGTTACCTAACCCTCTAATAGGACCCTCCGCTCCCGCTCTCGATCCTCACTTTATGCTTCCGCTTTCAATCCTTGCCCTCATGAATTTTGGTAATTTAGGATGTTTTCACACACTTTCACGTTCGCGTTAACTTTCACTCGTGGacgcgcattatgtgacttagttCAAGGCCcttgtccgtgcatcataggttTATTTTTGGGTTTCGTGTGCACCATGTGATCGCTATCTTTTTCAGACTTAAATTTCTGAAAGAGAATATTATTAGAAATACTAAAGACTGATAGGACCTTAAGACCTAATTTCCCGTTTCTCGTTAGTTGTAAAACGTTCCCTGATAGTCATCTAAATACAGTAAATGCCACCTAACCCTTTTGTTTGTATGCTCTGATTTGATAGGTCGGGTCCTCAATGAAAGACACCTGTATGAATTTCATAGTAGAAAAATCCAGAAAACAATGGGGCCGCTGGACAGCTTATCATACcagggaggaggagaaggacaaggaaaacagaaaaagaatgaaaggggaaaaaaaatcaatgaattACTCAATACTCTTGTAATACAAGTGTGTATCTGTGTATAGAGATAGATTTTCCTATAGTACTTCCTTTGATGTACTGTTCCTCTACATATGCATCTAGAGACCATAGTTCTATAGGGAGCCGAGAAGGAGAATGAACATCAATTGATAGGGGTTATAGTAGTAGACAATCCAAGGTTTTCAAGTGTCATCTGTCAGTGATGGTAAGAGTTTCTTTGGAGTTTAGATCTCCCATTAGTTTTGCTCAGAACAAACACAAGGGAGGGAATAGTGCGAGTTGGAGGGCGCACAGCAAGAAACcaaggaagaaagaagaggCATGGTTATTGGTATGTTAACTTACAGCTCCCGTTTGCACCAGAAAAACTTATGGCTCCTGTTTGCACCAAAAAACTTACGGCTCCTGTAGAGCACAGCCTAGCCATGACTTCCAGGTAAGGTATGGTTAGATGACATTCAAGGGCAGCCATGGAAGCACAAAGGTGCAGCCCGCACAAATTGGCAATAGGTTGACCAACTACAATTCAACTATGTGCTGTTCCCTTAAAAGATTGTATTTTCTTGAATGAATGAACAAATTGGAACAGAGGTAATTGCGTGTTCTGGTTTATTGAGTTGTGAACTCACGGTTTTTTTAGTTCTCATAACTACCGAAGCTAGTAGTAAACTGTAAAAAGTGGACCTACCAACATGAAATAAAAGCTTAAGCTTGAGTTACTTAATAGAAAGAACCGAAGAACATATTTCATTATAAATCACCTAGCTAACATTCCACCAATGGGGGATGTCTCAATCACTTAGTGGGCAATGTTCTTGTTGTGGGCCAACTATCTTCTTCTCATTGGTCAATGAGGAATGGTAGGTGATATGTGACCCAGAGTACACCATACAAGTTACTCCACCTGAGCTAAGTACGAACACATGATTTCAAGACGAAAAGAAACATTAAAACTTTGAGCTTGTGTTTGCATAATGGCAAAATGTTATGAACCAATCCTACTATAATAACATGGTTTTGAAACTTGGTGACGGTTTCCCTTGTCCAACCCCACTAGGTCCCTCCCTTATCCTAGGGCCTTTACTCCACTCCGGAGCCTCTACTCATCTGTCGCACTGCAACAGAGCCCTTTTTGCTGGATTGGTGGATTGTCATGGTTTGAGGTTTCCAACTGTGGAAGCCCTGAATCATAGTTGTCAGAATtgtacgattcacgattcgtatTGTACGATTCGACACAATTCGGTGGGTAAGCGATATGAATCAGCTGCCTGAATCGGGAATAGCTGCGAATCGTAAATGAATAGGTGAATCGGTGATCCGAATCGGTGAATCGAATCGGTGAATCGTtgattcacttaaaatttttgaatttcattttcaactcttgttttgcttcttttgttatttgaaaagggttcaaactattttttaagCTCTTTAATATTGTTATATGTcatcttttgtctatgttaTATGGATAGTAATAAGAAAATGAGATTTATTACGGGAGTGAATcaaaaatgaggaagataaagGGAATATGACAACCCTATAGACCTTCTAAGgatttgttttgtacttataactcTTTTGTACAAAAAGAATCATAAGTAGGATTTTCGAATCACcatctcttggtagttgcaatagaagTAGCTTATCTAATACTCCAtgttattatcaaatcatcatttagtAGAAGGTTTGtattgatttaggcctaaatctttcatttatagtatatattgttgttaccCTAATCAATAAACATAGGTTTCTACGCATTACAGAAGTCATGACTGAATCGgagcgattcacgattcgattcaattcacgattcgaaaaatgaccatttcgattcacgatttgacaactatgcctGGAATTCCTCAAATCTCTGATTTAAGCCTCAAATAGAAAGCATGAATGAAAAACATGCAAGTTTTACAATTCTCGTGTTTCTTTTGGGGCATCTGCCTTTCGTTGGTATTGCTTTATTGACCCAGAACATAACTTAAAAAGGTTTCTTGTACTACGACAGAGGCAAAATAATGACCCCCACCGCCAACCAGATCCTAATCCTATTTGAAAAACTCTATGTCAGTCAAAGTAAACTAAATTTCATGTGCATACAAATAATAGTCATTGATTTTgtgttcaagggaaaaaaataggCAAAGCAAACTGatgtgtttttctttctctacagtgaaaacaaattaaaaactaGACGGCTAATCTTAGTTGGGAAATCGTAACTCTCGAATAAGAATATCAAAGGTAGTTCTTCATAGTCCCCCGTATGGCATACAGTTCTAGAGTTGGGATTTTATGCCACCCAACCAATTGAAGCCTCCGACCCCATTATCTGACCAAGCAAAATATGAGACGCAACTGGTTTGATACGTTTTACAGGTTAGATGGGATTGGTAGTGAGGACGGGAATGAGATCAAGATTGATAGTGATGAGGGATTACTAGTGAAGTTGGTAGTTTGGTTGGAAAGACAGATTTTAATAACCTTGTTTGTCTTGGTTGAGAAGTGAGGAGGGATTAATATGATAATGTATCACTTTGGCAACTAATAATCCACCCCATAAAGCACACTACCCATctgctccaaaaaaaaaaaaaaaattacaaccaaACATCAGATTAGCGGATCCCACAACATTGTTAGTCCAATCCCTCCCCCTACACCGAGCATTAAACCAATAATCCTACTATTACAAGTCAATGGTCTACTAATCCCATGTCAATCTATCCCTCCAAATTAGTCCCTCAATCAAACACGGCCAAAAGgtgccaagaggcctttggcccaacGGGATCAATGGTGCTCTTAAGAGCTAGAAGAAAGGAGTTCGAGAGTTCAACTCATTCTTCAAGGTTAATCTAACTGCCGAGCAAAAAGAAAGGAGCAAAtttaactattctaacaagtaacaacattgatttttgccgataaaaaaaaacatggccaAAAGGTGCAACAGATAATTTTCCTCCCTCTGCCCTCAAAAACTAAAATTGACTAAATGCATGACAAATTCTCCATATAGCAGATAAATAGTCTTATGACTGGAAACATATATTCCAAAAAATCGAAAATTCGATAAAAACCAAAATCAATCATGCCTTCCAAAATCCCCCTTATAGTAATTCATCAGCTAAATTACAGAAAATGGAATACTCTTAGCACTGCTCCACTGAAAATGTAGCGTTTCAGTAAATTCaattaaaaacacaaaatttaACAACTAACAAGCATCAAATTTTCTAGTACCAAGATATAAAATTCCAATTAGGTCACCATAGAGATCCAATCCGTCAAAGtttggagagagggagagagaatataCAGACAGAAGATTTGCCTCAGGGCGAGAGCTCTTCGTCCGATCGATACGCACCATTGTTCATGCCTGGCTTGATCCTGTTTGCCGCATATGTACACCTGGTGTACACTAGTGCAGTCTGTGCAGAGACGACACCGTGCGAGCCTCCGAAGGCTCAGCAACTGTTAGTCTACTACTGTTACGCGAATTGTCCACCGAATCTGAGGGATTTTGAGAGAGATGATGAAACCCTCGTCGATCGCCATTGATGATTCGAACACTATTGTGAGGAGATGGCGATTTTTCGGCTCCTGTGGAgtatttttggtttggttttcagTTTTGGGTGCGTTTTCCCGCTCTTATTGGAGGGAAAAGCGGAAGGTTCGGCAGGGGCACTGAATTGAGTTGATAGGTGGGTTATTTACAGCAAAGCCCCTGATTAGGAGTCCGAATTTGTTCGCCCTCACTAAACGAGTATGTACAATATCCTCACTTTAATACTACTCCAGTTGAAAAAGTGTGCATTCCACAACAAACGAAAATGCTTCGTGCACGGATTTATGTGTATTGTTATCGTAATTGTTATGTACACAGATTTATCTATGCGTGTTTGAAATCGTCCAATGCACTATGTTTTAGGGTTCACATGTATTGGATGAATCTGAACACATTTGCATCCGAATATAATGGACATAGACTTTCTCATTGGAATACGAAATGTTTTAGGGAGGACAAACTCATTTGGACTATTTCCGAGTTATGAGGTTCAAGCAATTCAATTTGAAGATCTTGTTGAGGACACCAGCCATGCAAAAAACTATCGATCTCAGAGTAGGGCATACACTATTTTTATGAGGTACTGCTTAAATAATTATAGATACCAATCCATAAGTTAGCATAAACTACTAGTACTATTTTGATAGAAACCTGCTGAACTGATACAAGCTATGATTAAAATACTATATGCGTGGGCAATAGATGAtcctactatttttttgtgtgtgtgtgtaaacagCAGACGATTTTTTTGAACCGATGGGGTATCGATTAGCATGGTTCTTCATATGATTATTGTTATAGAAGATCTAGAAAGTAGGCAATTTTGATCTTTGTGAGCTAGCCAAGCCAGATAGAAGTAGAAGTTTGTGGGCTCAGTCTTGGATCACGATAATGATGACAATGTAAATTGATGGCAAACGAGGGGCATATATATTTCAGTTTTATAGTACTTTTTTACAAATGTGCTCAAAATACTATGCTGTTTTTCCAACACTGGCAAGTGGGAATAACAGTGCTCAAGATTCAACCTGGAATTCATTTCGTTCTGGACCAGCTTACCAAAAGTAATGTTTTTTCAATACCCACATAAAAAGGCACAGCACCACTTGTTATACAAGTTGTGAGCTCTCCCTGCTTTGGTCAAAAGACAAATCAATGTAACAAATCTTGAATGGAATATTGGGGTACCTTCGTTTTCGTATTAGGGGAAGGAGATGTTACTGTTGGCAATGATTTTGCCGGAGAAAAGCCGGGACTGTGTCTCTTGTTTCAACTTCTATTCAAGCTTTTTCTCCACCTTCGAAGACAAACTATGCTTCCAAATTCTGAAAGATGCTTGGAGTTTTTATTTGCACATATAAAGGTCAGAAACTATGAAATTGGAGGAGGAGCTAATTGTTTAGTAAACCACCAGAACTACAAAGGAACAAGtagttccattttctttttcgcCTTCTCCTTTGCATTTTCCCACTAAAAAGAGGGATCTCTCAGAAAATTTTAAGctaaggccccgttctgctaaagttcttattttttaaatacttatttcccgccttacgagacatgtcattttctcgcaataaattatttttaatttaaaaaatactccaggtacttattttagttagcagAAGCTGCAGAACACGCCTTCAAACAATCCACATCTAATTATCCCCTAGTTATTGGCAAACTTTCTAACTTAAGATACCATGGCCTAGTTTCAAAAATCTGGCCAGTCGGTCTAACAAGTTCTACATCTGCCTTTTGCCTCCAGCATGGTGAAGGGTTCAACGTCCAGCTAGTTTAACACCTCTCCTTAGCAGGCAAAAGCTTCGCGGGAGAATTTCCGCTtcaccggaaaaaaaaaaaagcgcttCCCGGgcacatacatacacatacacgagagagagagagagagagagagagagagagagagagagagagagagagattgatttaaGATATGTCATTTCACGGTAGCTAGTGTACAAGAGCCGGATACacgaaaaatagaaaaaaaaagtctccCAACAACCTACTACCAACACCCTGCCTTCTAAGTTGGACTCCCCCAATTTGCCTAATAAACAAATGAGTTCATTTAAGGGAGACAacaaaaacctaaccctaatctTCTTCCAAGAGGGCATCGGGAGCTCACCACTTGACCAGCACACAAGAAGTTAAGACAACTAAAAACTGTACATTAGTGAAATTAAACCCCGGAGAGCTCTTCACTGACGCTTGGTTTCCGGATTAGCTGATAGAACACACAGGAGCATGcctggaaaaaagaaagaaatgaaagccAGCAATGAACATTGTTACTTACCCGAACTGCTGGCTTTCTGCCTTTCCTCAAACAGACATGGTTTCTGGAGCAAAGAACTCGATTTCATGCTGAAGATGTCAGACTCATCCTGCTAAAAAGACGGGCagataaaacaaaagcaaagaaaGCAGTACAAAGATAAAAGAGATGCAAAAATAGTTTGAAGTGAACTAGTGTTCAGAAGTTTAGAGCACATGCCTTGTGATCGTCTCCGGCGCAGATGCTGAATCAATTCCGACCCTTGATTTTAGTAACATCCCAAGTGTCGCTTTTGGcttcatgaaaaaaaaagagggaaccAACAATTAGAAAACTGGAAGGTCAAAATTCATAAACATGCAGAGCTTAATAATTATGAACATTGTTGTTAGGATCATACAACTTCATTCAATTTAATATGCCAACAATTCGAACCTTATGTATGAATCAGAAGTAAAGAAGAATCAAAAGGTGAATCGCAtggaacaaaaaacaaataataaacTGCAGAAGGTAGAGGGAAAAAATAACTTAAATTCGAAACCTCAAACTCTTCCAGCAGTCCACCCTGAAATAAGCCGCTGCCATTGTTGTCACAACCATTCTCAAGGCGCACTTCCGAATCTGCTTCACACGATCCCTGGGAAGATCCAGAGCTATTACTCCCTGCAACACTTGTTGGGCTACCCTCACTACTACCATGAACTGATTGAAGCCCAAAATCCTTCTCACAAGAGCACATCTCACTAGCAAGGCTAGTGACAATGCTTGTACTGGAAGAGCATCCAGCCTTGAAAGCATTTACACCACACGATTTCTCTCGTTCTGATTTAACAAGGCCCTTGCTGGCCTCTTCACCACCTTCATTATCTATCTCCAATTTTGGTCCTACAATAGCCGATGCCAAAGAGTCCCTAGATGCACtgacaatttcagaagaaactGAATCCTGCCTCTCTGGGGAAATGAATTTCCGTTTCTCTGGACTTTCCCCCTTAACTGGTATGGCATCAGAATCTCTTTTCCTCTTGAGATGTCTTTCACTATTCTCAGGAGAGAGTTTTTCTTGATGTTGCTCACTAGTGAGCCTCTGTGGTCGAGTTCGCCTATAACCTTCCGGAAGCACATACAAAGGAATCTTTTTTCTAAGGAGATGGGAAACGTGGATTTCCATCCCAGGTTTCCAAAACATGTACATGTTCACTGAATT encodes:
- the LOC131309881 gene encoding flavonol 3-sulfotransferase-like; the encoded protein is MESSSNNESCDTSETTCNGKVDLEEAYPPKSEGTVSIISRGNGLLCPEDFGLFQYEGFWYHSFYLEGVKLAQEQFKPQSTDIFLCSAPKSGTTWLKALAFSIVTRTEFDFSTNPLLVKVPHDCVPMLEVDIVKNMSDRNLEFPLLSTHMPYSSLPNSIIDSGCRVVYICRDPKDVFVSFWHFICKARPEIGFLPMEVIFELFCQGVSYYGPYWDHVLGYWKASLEQPERVLFLKYEDMKRETSVLVKRLAEFIGHPFSMAEETEGVVERVMDLCSFENLSNLEVNKSGRHRVDTLVAIENNTYFRRGKVGDWKNHLTAEMVQRMDRITEQKLGSCGLMFGGDSKP